A window from Zingiber officinale cultivar Zhangliang chromosome 7A, Zo_v1.1, whole genome shotgun sequence encodes these proteins:
- the LOC121999424 gene encoding LOB domain-containing protein 18-like, with protein sequence MSSGSSISAGAGSRRGSGAGSGGGGVGGGGPCGACKFLRRKCVTGCIFAPYFDSEQGAAHFAAVHKVFDANNVSKLLLHIPAHKRLDAVITICYEAQARLRDPVYGCVAHIFSLQQQIDTCRGGGPRPSDLNTHLLSTSPPPLCFQ encoded by the exons ATGAGTAGTGGAAGCAGTATCAGCGCAGGAgcaggatcaagaagaggaagcgGAGCTGGCAGTGGAGGAGGAGGAGTAGGAGGAGGAGGGCCTTGCGGGGCCTGCAAGTTTCTGCGGCGTAAGTGCGTGACAGGATGCATCTTTGCTCCCTATTTTGACTCGGAGCAGGGCGCGGCGCACTTCGCGGCGGTTCACAAGGTTTTCGATGCCAACAACGTCTCCAAGTTGCTTCTCCACATCCCCGCTCACAAGCGTCTTGACGCCGTCATCACCATCTGCTACGAGGCACAGGCTCGCCTCCGTGATCCCGTTTACGGCTGCGTCGCTCACATCTTCTCCCTCCAACAACAG ATCGACACATGTCGTGGAGGCGGACCACGTCCCAGCGACCTGAACACCCATCTCCTCTCGACGTCTCCTCCGCCTCTGTGCTTTCAATGA